The region TCGACGAGCGCCGCGAGCTTCGCGAGTGCCAACCGCCAGCCAAGCTCGTTGTCGGCGATCGAAACGCCGCGAGGCAGCCCCTCGTGCACGCCAAGGACATCAGTGCCACCGTCGGCATCAGTAAGCGTGATAGTGACCGTCATCTCGCCGTGCAGCGCCGGATCTGTCGTCTCGAACTCGTCCACTTCGACAACCTGCTTGTTGGGCACGAGCTTCACGAAGCGGCCGTGGTACGTGTCGGTATGCGAGGTCGTCTTGCCAGTCCCAGTCGGCTCGTCATAGGTGAGTGAGATTCTGATTGAGCCACCTTCGCGTGCTTCGAACTCATGCACCTGGCAGGTCATGCCGTCCGGTACTTTCCACTTCGCGACCGCATGCGCATCGAGAAGCGCACGATAGACCATCTCGCGAGGCGCGTTCACGTGGTGACTGATGCGGGTTGAGTTATCGCTCATTTTTTCCTTTGGCGGCAGGTTCATGCTGGCAACGGCAAGTTCCAGGCGTGCGCACGAGAGGCTCCCGTTTGATTTCGACCGGATTTCAAAGAATCGATGATAACGCGTCGTTTATGCCTATTCTATTTGGTGCGGACGCGTTATCAATCAAACGTCTTGAGTTTGCCCATCTCGAAATCAGTAGTTCACGAAAGTGACGATACGCTAATCCGCCATGCGAGAATCCCAAGGCAGTTTCCGTCGTGCACGATGGCAGAAACTGTTCGCAGGGCGATCAGCCTGTCATGCCCGCGAAAGCGGGCATCCAGAGGTGTTGCCCCTGGGCTCCCGCTTTCGCGGGAGCGACGACTGGCGCGACCGCACGTTCGCGGCATGCCAGTCCAATCGTGGCACGCAGATTGCTTCGCCATGCCGCCATGCCACAACACGTTCTCGTGATCTGCCGGGAATAGCGTGAGATGCCCTCACACAAGATCTCGCGCGTATGGGCGAGTGCGACTCTGCAGGCGACCGACGACTGCTAAGTTCATTATAGAACATATGTTCCTACCCGTCAAGTCGCCGCGACAAGTTTCAGCAATTCTCAATTTGCCTTTGTACGGGTACTTTCCAATTGCGGCTTGTCAAGCGCTGGTGCTCAGGTGCTTGTCACGCAAACCGATACGACGAGCAAGTAATGCTGCCCTCCCCCCGGCCCCCTCCCAACGAAGTTGGG is a window of Chloroflexota bacterium DNA encoding:
- a CDS encoding SRPBCC family protein → MSDNSTRISHHVNAPREMVYRALLDAHAVAKWKVPDGMTCQVHEFEAREGGSIRISLTYDEPTGTGKTTSHTDTYHGRFVKLVPNKQVVEVDEFETTDPALHGEMTVTITLTDADGGTDVLGVHEGLPRGVSIADNELGWRLALAKLAALVEAG